The region TTCTGTCCGGACAgggattttttcatttcagaagCCGAGAGAGTTCCTTGCTGGTGTAACGCCTCAATTTCTTTGTTAAGCTGCTCCAATGTGATGCCATTTATCACATGTTCTGGTTTTATAACatttcccaaacttttcgacATCTTTCTTCCATACTCATCGCAGATTATTCCGTGCAGCAGAATTTTTTTGAAAGGCAACTGACCCGTCAGTTGCTGCCCAAGCATTACCATTCTGGCCACCCAGAAGAACATAATATCGTGACCAGTTTCCATTATGTCCAGCGGATAGAACCGTTTGAAATCCTTCGAATCTTCGGGCCAACCGAGTGACGAAAATGGTAGAAGTGAGGATGAAAACCAAGTATCTAACACATCTGTATCTTGAGCCACTTGGAAATCTTTAAAACCATATCTTTCTCTAGCCAGGTGTTGAGCTTCTTCTAGAGATCTTGCCGCAACCCAACAAGCATTTCCCGCGGATTTCACTTCGTAGGCAGGTATTTGATGTCCCCACCAGAGCTGTCGAGATATACACCAATCGTGGCAGTTTTCCAACCAGCGAAACCATTCCTTTTCGAAACTGTTCGGGATAATCTGCAGTTGTCCACATTCAACGGATTCCATAGCTCTACAAGCCATTTCTCGACAGCGAATAAACCACTGAGGTCTTAGCAAAAATTCAATTACATCTTTGGAGCGGGAACAAATTGGCAGGATCATTGAATGGGGCTTAATTTCTCTCAGTAATGACTGTTTCGCCAAAACCTCCATCATTTTCAAACGAGCTTCGTACCTCGGAAGCTCTGAAAACGACCCTAAATTCTCCCGTATCATTCCTTTACTATTGATAACTTCGATCAAAGGCAACTGATGTTTTCTAGCAATATCGTAGTCATACCGGTCATGCGCTGGAGTAATTTTAACTGCGCCGGTCCCAAACTCAGGATCAACACTTTCGTCAAATATCAGAGGAATTTCTTCTCCTCGAATCGGGTGCCAAAGCATGGTTCGTCTATTTCTCATGTGACTATAGCGACCATCAGCTGGGTTAACCGCCACAGCCACGTCACCTAACAGTGTTTCCGGTCTTGTCGTCGATATGACAATTTCCTCTTCCAAACCCTGCACTTTGTACGCAATATCAACCATCTCACCAAAAACAACCTTTTTACGATATCCTGGAACTTCTATCGCAGTCGGTCCATTGATTTCTATACTGTCCACCTCTATATCGGAAATGGCCGATTCCAAAGTGCATGACCAATTCACTAAAGACTGATCCCGGTAGATGAGGTCAGCTTCaaataaccgaacaaaagcttctTTTACAGCTTTTGATTGTTGTTCATCCATGGTGAAGTATTCCCTGCTCCAATCCATACGACTTCCGAGTCTGCACAAATCACCTTTAATACTTTTGCTCTTGCTTTCCTTCCATGcccaaatttcatcaagaaaCCGATCCCTTCCAATATCATGTCTGCTGAGCTTTCTCTCTTtcaacagttttttttctaCCACAACTTGTGTTGCAATTCCGGCGTGATCCATACCCGGAATCCAGAGCATATCGAGACCCTGCTTTTGCTTTCGTCGCACAATGACATCCTGTATGGAGCCGGTTAGTGCATGGCCCAGATGTAATTCGCCGGTTACGTTTGGTGGAGGCAGTAACAAACTGAATTTAGGCTTACTCGTGTCGTTGGGTGCTACCGATCCAACCCCAGTGTTATTGGCCTCAACAACCGATGGTTTATATGCAGCATCCAATTCTggttatgaatttaaaaaaaatgtgaatgaCTGTTTACGCtgaattgaaattaatttaccTCGTCTGGTGctgtagaaattagtcgtgttGTTCGGTACCTGATTGCGTGAGACATAATTAAGATTCCTAACGGCATGGAACAATCTTTTCTTTGGAAAACACTGTAGCATTTCCACTAAAATATAGCCGGAGAAGTTAGCACAAGATACACTTgcattgtttgtttttattttattctaatTGCGATGTTATTTTGCGAATGACATTCGATGTTTTATGCAAGATTCGAGCACAGTGTTGGCGCACAGATGGCGCGAGGGTGAGTCATTTAACATATATCGCATGGACTTTGgctaattttcgacaaattttgcTATACTTTAATATAAATCAAGCACAATTTTTGGGGACGGACATAGCGTACTTGGTAAATcgaatgaccataaggttaaagcctctataatccaaataaaaaagcaCAATTTTTGAATACAACGAAACTTACATTTCACCCAAGCATTTAAAATACGATGACATTCTCGAAGTTTGGATTTCAATGTTATTTAAGAACCATACCGATTTTTACATCAATTATTCAGCCAAATTGCTCACCAAAGATGACTTTTTGACTGACCATTGGAACGAAAGTTCGCGATCACGATATCCAAAAGTGTTAAGAAAAAACAACGAAGAAACGATGTTATTAATCACTATCACAGTTTCGTCGTTTTAGCTTCGTTAGATTTCGTATCTTTGTTGCACTTTCGTTATTTTAGTCGTGTATTGAAGGCATATAAAGGTTATGTTATTCTAAGCACCACTTTTACACTTTCGACATTTTTCAATTAGTTGGTTTTAGTATCTCATTCGCGCTTGCATTGCGCGCAATAATTCAGCTTTGATCTAAAACCAGGGCcagcggaaagcgtgggtagtgtgggtagtactacccactcgaaaataaccgagtgggtaattacccactcgaaattttgaaccatttcaaaaaatttagatgtgcaacgcatgtatctcgcactacacacatttgaaaacatctatGTACCACAGTTCCATTTGCCTAAACGAAcgagatttaatgtgaatgtaatgtaagcgtgtgcattgcgaaatgGGAAAAAtaccttactaatggacccctcaccctatgctttctacccactcgggcgtaaagtgtttcgccgcccctggctTAGACTAATATGACTTGTCCTCTTTTTCTCTATTATATTGTTCAAGATTAAGGAACTAGGCACTTTTGTTCACTAATATAGAAACATTAAAGATATTGACAATATTAAAACTGTTGAAGTGTCAGTTGCTTGTTCGCTATTATTTTGAATGTTAATCTTTCAACAACATTACTGAATAATGAAATTAAGTTTTGGAAGAATTTGGGTGAGTAATAATCTCAGTTTGTGTACTTTTGTTCGATACGCTGTTATCAAAAATCATACTTTAAATGATCTATTCTAAAATAGGAAACCCTAACATAGAATCATCAACAATCCGGAGTGGTATTGAATTTATAGTCAGAAACTTATTTTTGTACACAAACTTCGAATACATttgcaaataaataattaaaaaattaaacattttcaaacagaATCAAACACTCGTTTCGAAAGAACGTATTCAACAAAACTGTTCATTTAAGGTCTGATTTTCAATAATCCAGAAACAACAGCTAACCTTACTTAacgtaattcaaaatttcattttatgaattctTTATGAAACGTGCGTTATTGAAACGAATATTGAGCACAAAAACAGATAATTGATATACATATAGGCTAGAATAAGCTACACCGAAAAACCTGTTagcatttgaatgaaaatacgttgataaTCGCATAATGAAAATTACACACAAGTTCTACGAATACTTTTCAATCtctaactgtattagtgtgacAATCAATTTCTTTTCTTTCACCATGTCTGAAGGGCGGAGGAAAATAAGTCGGATTACGGCGTGATTATTTTTGTAATGCAACCGGTATTTTACCTCACACTATTAGGGCGGTTTGTTGTCAGGTtaagtacgattcacacgatacatcagACTTCCGTCACCGGTACGGAACGTCAGGATTAGTTAcgtgcagttaaatggaggcattcacacacaacatcaacggcacggaacgtgtTGACGcacggcacgtgtgaacggaCCCAAGAGAATTGCATCTAACTTAACCTGACGGAACGgcgacgttccgttgacgttgacggaagctgatgtatcgtctgaatcgtcctttacGGCGGGTCTTCTGCGATCTAATTTAACTATTTCAATTGGCGCTCCCATGAcggctggaggaaaacaaagcCGTTGACACGCCCCTCAGTATTGTGTGGGAAATGAAATGACTTGCATAGaaccgaagactccatatcaagaagactgatatctctttccttcccccatacaaacgagaagcgacagaggttacagcgcctctattggaagaagggaggaagctttatgtaaaaatgtatatgtgtgtgtgcatcactatggaaagtaccacctttacccgcaagtggcgttgctgttactgtctccggattatggacagagttgccagtcttcttgatatggagtcttcgataGAACTCTATCGGCTCTATAGTCTTTACAGGTCTATCGCAGCATCGGTTAGTGGCTGGTTGCTACTTGCTAATGGTATTTCAAAATGACAGCTTCATTTCTTAAACACATTAAAAACTTTACATGGATATCAGTTCTCTTTGCCATTGCTCAGTTTTATACTTGGTATTTGGGTAGCGCTGCAGTCATTGCAGTTTTGGTTGAATTTATCAATACATACTGTATTTCTTTCTGTCAAAAACTATCACACCTTTCTATTTTTCATCTTGCATGCTGCTggcaattgaattttattgttattgttttaCTTGCTGTTCATAACAAGAACCTTTCATTACACTCCCTGAAACATGTAATTTGTACTAATACGACATTTCTTGCTTAAATTTGGTCGACCATGGCCGAGCAAGTAGTGCACGACTATACCGGTTATTTTAAGGCTTCGAATCTGCAATCGGAGGTAAGGTACTTTCATTGACAAATTTCGAACCACatttaaacaaaaacatttttaccagATCCGGCCAATTTCGGCACGCATTGACGAGATGTTATTACGCTTGGAGGAATTCGAAAACCTTCTGGCACTGGTCAAGGAGGGATCGTCGGTGGCCGTTCAGCAGcacattccgaaaatattctcGCTTAAACCCGAATTCGATGAGCTTTGTGGGAGGCTGGATCAGTTGGAGAAATTTGTATTGATGGTAACTAAAAATTTGGATATCGTCGAACGACAAGTCCAAATTGCGGAGGAAGAACTAGACATCCCGGACAAGACAATTAATGTGCTGCTCAAGTCGTTGAATATATTCGGAAAATCTAAGCAAGTGGAAAAACAATCGAATCGTAATGCTAGCGGGTTTTATGAAGCACCCGACATTTTCAAAACGGAGGATTATTTTTGCTCTAGAAATTCTGGTAGGGATAGTGAGGATCCTATCATGTAACCTGTTGGGAGACTATACCACGTGTTGGACAATAAATTGATATACATATTCTTGTGAGGAAATGTGATTATCACTAACAAGCTAATTAGTTCTATATAAAGAAAATCAATTACCTTTATTGTGCATCTTCTGCCTCATACCCAAATGAGCCTCTTCGATGTGCTTAATCAGTTGAGGTTTAGTTGGAAATTCATCCGAACAAACATCACATTCGACGTAGCTATCGTTGTTTTCACCGACACCCGAATCTTTCTGTGATTTATGGTGTCGAGCAACGTGGTTTACAAGGTTGGTAGTGTTTTTGAAAGCTGCATCACAGTGCAGACAGTCGTACGGCTTGTCCCCAACGTGAACGATGTTATGTTTCCGAAGTGAAGCCCTATTACGAAAGTGCTTCCCGCAAAGCTTACAGGTTGTTCCGGGCAAATGTTGGTGCTTGTACCTATCATGATCGAGTAGGTCGTAATTGGTCCTAAATGTTTGTCCGCAGTTCGAACATTGAAAGTTTCTCTCaaggatttttttcttcatcGTAATTTTGTGTCCAGCATTATGGGCTCTATTCTCATGCACCAGTAAACTGTACTTCGTTTTGTAACCAATCGGACAGTAACAACATTTTAGGGGCCTATTGGTATGATCGTGCATACCAAGGTGCCGATTGAGAGAGGTGATCAGTTTGAATGACTTGTTGCATTCTGGACACTTGTGATTTTTACCGTGCGAATGTAATTGAGTCAGATGTGCCATCAACTCTTCAGGATCCATGAGAACTTTATCACAGATATAACATTTTCGGCTAAGGATgactttgtatttcaatattttcttttcttcaaCTGATTTTTGTTTAGGTTTTCGTCCACGTTTGGCTGGAATGTTTGGTGGGTGTTTGAATGTTTTTGTAGGCTCAATGGGGGAAGGTTGGATTTCACCTACATTTGTTCCTACGTTATCATCCGGCGAAATTAATTCACCTTCGATTTGCTCTTCCAACATTTCAACCTTATAAACTTCTTGATTAAATTCGTCTGAGATTTCACTTTTAAGCTCTATTGGCTCGACCTGAAAATATACCAATTTCGACTCAACGACGTCATTAGTGGATTCAggtgatccaacagtgatactGTTAACTGTATTTTCAAAACAACGATAGTTCATTTCCATTTGTTCTGCGTCTTTGATCCACTGAACTAGGCGATCAATTCTGCTAACACAATCTCTGCATATTTCGGATAGCAAATCCGAATTAATTAAGCCAatctttaaaacattttttaccaCCGCAGACTGATCTGGTTTTTGCAGAATTGTTTCCCTCGATACCATCCGAGTTCGATCGTCGAACCGCAGGCAGATGCGACAGCTCGACACTTGCACCGTCTTACCATTCCTGAAACAAGATAGTTTTACTGATATTGCATAAACAATTGTCAGCGAAGTAAATCACCGATGTAGAAAACGAAACGGTTCTAAATATTCACTAACCGCCGTTCGAGATCCAAAATGCCAAGAACAAACTGTTTCACCATGATGTGCGGAAAGATCCAATCCAGTGCCGGTTATAATTGCCTGTTCCCATCGTTGCAGAAGGGTTATATTTGGGGGAAAAGATACTAGGCTCTTTTCTAGACCAGCGCAACTTGGGACGACACATGACATGGCTGAAAAAGCgtgattttaaacaaaaataatcaGTAAAAATTCCAAACAACACACGATTTCCACGGACAAGATTTGTTTACATGTGCAGGGATGCCAGACCTTTTTTTCGAAtgactgaaataaaaaaattctctgggaattttaaaaattgtccagATAATTATTCTTGATCAAAAATGGACAATCAAAGATGTGTAATATTAAAAAACAGTGTATATAAACCTTAAATTAATCATAGTATTTAGAGGGAACAAATAGGacttaaatatgtaaaatagaTAAAGCTATGATTGATAATCGGTGTAACCGAAAGCTTTTTTAAAGTCAgcaacgaaaataaaaaaaaaacttaatatcTTAATTAAATATCtgtttcgtcaaaaaaaaatctgcacaATAACGCACACGTTTacaatctggcatcgctgcatGTGATGGGCCCCTATTTTTGGTTCGAATCAAAagtcgtcgaaatgtcaattgacaatAGGTTcatggctggatgttgttggctcgaatcaaaacttgtcgaaagtaaacaaagttcattccaTAGCGTCAAATTTGCTCCCCGGTGGCGAAATCGTTAAAGCCTATTTACACCcttggtgaaaatgaacgtgaactcgaTGCGTACCAAATTGTTTTTTCCAATATCTCACTTAATAGTGCAtacaatttaatgaaaattgagCTAAACGAtagtatattaatatatttcgCGAATCCATTCACAATTATTCGATAGAATTGAATCAATGTAATAATATTCATATTCcccgattattttaaatattccacggtgAAATATGTTCGCAGTGATTATTTCACTTGTTCGCCGGGTGTGTAAATGCGACGATGGACGGAATTGATgcggagtggtgaatataaatgtcatcgcTGTTCACGGTGAACGTTCGCCTTCGAATACAGAttgcattctgacaaactgtaaactgccAGTCGAGCGTGAAATTGCTGTTCGCTGATGAAATTATTCACTACGTCATCCACCGTGAACAATGGAAGGTATTCAACACTTGTTTACGTTCATTTTCACGGAGAGTGTAATAATGCTTTAggattcaacggggtgctggagcgttgccagaaaatttctatttctagataaaattttaggaaacttcccagttaagctcagtctGAAGGCTGGCTGGTTCTatttcgtattccggctccagtgacaaaaccgattctagttaaaatcggttgtgtcactggaatcggaatactaattagaaccaaccagaattccggctcatttccagttgaac is a window of Topomyia yanbarensis strain Yona2022 unplaced genomic scaffold, ASM3024719v1 HiC_scaffold_493, whole genome shotgun sequence DNA encoding:
- the LOC131695692 gene encoding valine--tRNA ligase is translated as MLQCFPKKRLFHAVRNLNYVSRNQVPNNTTNFYSTRRELDAAYKPSVVEANNTGVGSVAPNDTSKPKFSLLLPPPNVTGELHLGHALTGSIQDVIVRRKQKQGLDMLWIPGMDHAGIATQVVVEKKLLKERKLSRHDIGRDRFLDEIWAWKESKSKSIKGDLCRLGSRMDWSREYFTMDEQQSKAVKEAFVRLFEADLIYRDQSLVNWSCTLESAISDIEVDSIEINGPTAIEVPGYRKKVVFGEMVDIAYKVQGLEEEIVISTTRPETLLGDVAVAVNPADGRYSHMRNRRTMLWHPIRGEEIPLIFDESVDPEFGTGAVKITPAHDRYDYDIARKHQLPLIEVINSKGMIRENLGSFSELPRYEARLKMMEVLAKQSLLREIKPHSMILPICSRSKDVIEFLLRPQWFIRCREMACRAMESVECGQLQIIPNSFEKEWFRWLENCHDWCISRQLWWGHQIPAYEVKSAGNACWVAARSLEEAQHLARERYGFKDFQVAQDTDVLDTWFSSSLLPFSSLGWPEDSKDFKRFYPLDIMETGHDIMFFWVARMVMLGQQLTGQLPFKKILLHGIICDEYGRKMSKSLGNVIKPEHVINGITLEQLNKEIEALHQQGTLSASEMKKSLSGQKKMFPNGIPECGTDALRFTLCSSNVKNYFINFNIQECLTNKLFFNKIWQATRYTLGCVKRFNPTETQFTKECLSEMDRWILSRLGNTITVFDKSLETYNFHLAAAAWKTFFYSNFCDVYLETTKVHMTPEHASTAANHCRVLQYCLSLGLYHLEVFTPYLVAELRPHLPPVDLRFNPTDWIDSKLESEFDQLLEICQNIRQAKSESNPPIARKHNPVVHLLSKSDQLTELLQRNTANIQQLTLCNRVILHRTEEEFGKVPFTTKSTASHVCTFGVFTNLQPSVKRDTSNSGKKLSKLQTEMDKLLKTVNNEGYKKSASEDVQKKHLERIKQIRSQIEEMQNIVM
- the LOC131695693 gene encoding biogenesis of lysosome-related organelles complex 1 subunit 4-like — translated: MAEQVVHDYTGYFKASNLQSEIRPISARIDEMLLRLEEFENLLALVKEGSSVAVQQHIPKIFSLKPEFDELCGRLDQLEKFVLMVTKNLDIVERQVQIAEEELDIPDKTINVLLKSLNIFGKSKQVEKQSNRNASGFYEAPDIFKTEDYFCSRNSGRDSEDPIM
- the LOC131695694 gene encoding zinc finger and SCAN domain-containing protein 2-like isoform X1, whose protein sequence is MSCVVPSCAGLEKSLVSFPPNITLLQRWEQAIITGTGLDLSAHHGETVCSWHFGSRTAVSEYLEPFRFLHRNGKTVQVSSCRICLRFDDRTRMVSRETILQKPDQSAVVKNVLKIGLINSDLLSEICRDCVSRIDRLVQWIKDAEQMEMNYRCFENTVNSITVGSPESTNDVVESKLVYFQVEPIELKSEISDEFNQEVYKVEMLEEQIEGELISPDDNVGTNVGEIQPSPIEPTKTFKHPPNIPAKRGRKPKQKSVEEKKILKYKVILSRKCYICDKVLMDPEELMAHLTQLHSHGKNHKCPECNKSFKLITSLNRHLGMHDHTNRPLKCCYCPIGYKTKYSLLVHENRAHNAGHKITMKKKILERNFQCSNCGQTFRTNYDLLDHDRYKHQHLPGTTCKLCGKHFRNRASLRKHNIVHVGDKPYDCLHCDAAFKNTTNLVNHVARHHKSQKDSGVGENNDSYVECDVCSDEFPTKPQLIKHIEEAHLGMRQKMHNKGN
- the LOC131695694 gene encoding zinc finger and SCAN domain-containing protein 2-like isoform X2; translation: MVKQFVLGILDLERRNGKTVQVSSCRICLRFDDRTRMVSRETILQKPDQSAVVKNVLKIGLINSDLLSEICRDCVSRIDRLVQWIKDAEQMEMNYRCFENTVNSITVGSPESTNDVVESKLVYFQVEPIELKSEISDEFNQEVYKVEMLEEQIEGELISPDDNVGTNVGEIQPSPIEPTKTFKHPPNIPAKRGRKPKQKSVEEKKILKYKVILSRKCYICDKVLMDPEELMAHLTQLHSHGKNHKCPECNKSFKLITSLNRHLGMHDHTNRPLKCCYCPIGYKTKYSLLVHENRAHNAGHKITMKKKILERNFQCSNCGQTFRTNYDLLDHDRYKHQHLPGTTCKLCGKHFRNRASLRKHNIVHVGDKPYDCLHCDAAFKNTTNLVNHVARHHKSQKDSGVGENNDSYVECDVCSDEFPTKPQLIKHIEEAHLGMRQKMHNKGN